Proteins encoded within one genomic window of Sphingomonas sp. KRR8:
- the purB gene encoding adenylosuccinate lyase, which produces MVPRYSRPAMTAIWESENRFRIWWDIEVYAAEAMGQIGMIPAQDAQKIVAAHASKIIDPVDVPAIDAIEAVTKHDVIAFLTWVGERLGPEKRYLHQGMTSSDVLDTALAVQLTQAADILLGDLDQLLAVLERRAFEHKLTPTIGRSHGIHAEPVTFGLKLAQAHAEFARNRVRLQAARADIATCAISGAVGTFANIDPRVEEHVAQRLGLTPEPVSTQVIPRDRHAMFFATLGVIASSIERLATEVRHLQRTEVLEAEEYFSPGQKGSSAMPHKRNPVLTENLTGLARMVRSAVVPALENVALWHERDISHSSVERFIGPDATITLDFALVRLTGVIDKLLVYPERMQKNLDRMGGLVHSQRVLLALTQAGLSREDAYALVQRNAMKVWESDGKLSLLDLLKADPQVTAAIPPAKLEESFDLGYHLREVDTIFRRVFGRS; this is translated from the coding sequence ATGGTCCCCCGTTATTCCCGTCCCGCCATGACTGCCATCTGGGAGTCGGAAAACCGCTTCCGCATCTGGTGGGATATCGAAGTCTACGCCGCCGAGGCGATGGGCCAGATCGGCATGATCCCGGCCCAGGACGCCCAGAAAATCGTCGCTGCCCACGCGTCCAAGATCATCGACCCGGTCGACGTGCCGGCCATCGACGCGATCGAGGCCGTGACCAAGCACGACGTGATCGCCTTCCTGACCTGGGTTGGTGAGCGGCTCGGCCCGGAAAAGCGCTACCTGCACCAGGGCATGACCAGCAGCGACGTGCTCGACACCGCGCTCGCCGTGCAGCTGACGCAGGCCGCCGACATCCTGCTCGGCGACCTCGACCAGCTACTTGCCGTGCTGGAACGCCGCGCCTTCGAGCACAAGCTCACCCCAACCATCGGCCGCAGCCACGGCATCCATGCCGAGCCGGTCACCTTCGGCCTCAAGCTGGCTCAGGCGCACGCCGAGTTCGCGCGCAACAGGGTCCGGCTGCAGGCCGCCCGCGCCGACATCGCGACCTGCGCCATCTCGGGCGCGGTGGGGACCTTCGCCAACATCGATCCGCGCGTTGAAGAACATGTCGCGCAGCGACTTGGCCTTACGCCCGAGCCGGTCTCAACCCAGGTCATCCCGCGCGACCGCCATGCCATGTTCTTCGCGACCCTGGGCGTGATCGCCTCGTCGATCGAGCGGCTGGCGACCGAGGTCCGCCACCTGCAGCGCACCGAGGTGCTGGAGGCCGAAGAATATTTCTCGCCCGGGCAGAAAGGCAGCTCGGCGATGCCGCACAAGCGCAATCCCGTGTTGACCGAGAACCTGACCGGTCTCGCACGGATGGTCCGCTCGGCGGTGGTGCCGGCGCTGGAGAATGTCGCCCTCTGGCATGAGCGGGACATCAGCCACTCGTCCGTCGAGCGGTTCATCGGCCCCGACGCCACCATCACGCTCGACTTCGCCCTGGTTCGCCTGACCGGCGTCATCGACAAGCTGCTGGTCTACCCCGAGCGGATGCAGAAGAACCTCGACCGCATGGGCGGCCTCGTCCATTCGCAGCGGGTGCTGCTGGCCCTGACCCAAGCCGGCCTCAGCCGAGAGGACGCCTATGCGCTGGTCCAGCGCAACGCGATGAAGGTGTGGGAATCGGACGGGAAGCTCAGCCTGCTCGACCTGCTCAAGGCCGACCCACAGGTCACCGCTGCTATCCCCCCGGCCAAGCTCGAGGAGAGCTTCGACCTTGGCTATCACCTGCGCGAAGTCGACACGATTTTCCGTCGGGTTTTCGGGCGCAGCTGA
- a CDS encoding F0F1 ATP synthase subunit C, with the protein MDANAAKLLGAGLAAIGVGMAALGVGNVFGSFLESALRNPAAADSQQGRLFIGFAAAELLGLLAFVVAMILLFVA; encoded by the coding sequence ATGGACGCAAATGCCGCCAAGCTTCTCGGTGCCGGTCTTGCCGCGATCGGCGTTGGCATGGCCGCGCTGGGCGTGGGCAACGTGTTCGGCTCGTTCCTCGAGAGCGCGCTTCGGAATCCGGCCGCCGCTGACAGCCAGCAGGGCCGTCTGTTCATCGGCTTCGCCGCCGCCGAGCTTCTCGGCCTGCTGGCGTTCGTCGTGGCGATGATCCTGCTGTTCGTCGCGTAA
- a CDS encoding YdbH domain-containing protein — translation MTERPEDVGPAESRVVIERRRRWPRLLGFLLLGLLVLLAIAVAFVWIQRRPIASDILARELRKRGVQATYHLDRVGLRTQQVSNLVIGDPRRPDLTARVAQVQMRILLNGRVEIYRVAARGVRLNGRVVGNKVSWGQVDNLLPQPSTPGKPFSLPDITVDIADASISLATPFGPLGVAIEGAGNLTGGFKGRLAASSPRLAPGRCSLDGMRAQVAVAVTARRPQVSGPVSAASFTCPKSNIVVAQPRLDVDVSFSEAFERFLGKSRVSAAGVRAGVNALAGMNGEVSVAGDPTRALGKINVSALGARLAEVTAARTRLNGSYLLNARRGEITLVSDYAAQGVSLSPSLTAGFTGALSGAKGTPIEPLAGALRQAVGNATRDMAANGSLRLVNFAGGGAVRVETANVRSASGARVQVSGGDGITYYWPGNRLRIDGNIATQGGGLPTARVALVNPRRGGPISGRAEIAPYAAGGARLALAPITFAAQRDGGTAISTVALLDGPLAGGTIKGLRVPVNGSLGPGQALEFGRGCTPLSFTSLTLGSLQLGRTSLPICATGRAILTRQSDGGIALRAFTNQFALAGRLGNSPFMARASRAAMVGSRGFDFDNLRARLGNPAAPILLNATDLKGNFAGGAIAGTFTGGDGLIGKVPLKMTEARGNWRFGGGRLAVNGGLTVNDIGADPPRFYALRSNDFRFLLANDLITAGGSLRQPATGALVTNVEIRHRLSSGVGGATLDVPGIRFATGGLQPEQLTRLSEGVIALVNGEVHGRGQINWNGTSVSSTGSFTTDNMDLAAAFGPVTGLKGTVNFTDLLGLETAPGQTISIASLNPGIEVLNGTVRYQLLPGQLVKIEEGRWPFMGGTLILQETVLNLGKPSAKRLTFRVEGLDANQFVQSFGFKEIAAEGVFDGVLPMIFDENGGRIVGGRLDSRSPGGRLSYNGVVNKANLGMAGNLAFNALRDLRFRSMIIRLDGDLAGEFGTRLTVDGVSLAGSTGTQRLIRRVFDVPLKFNVSIRGPFRALINMAKSMRDPRDLISTTLDVPVTGPGIVSEVRRKEEESTQTQTPVEQTTASPKR, via the coding sequence ATGACCGAGCGGCCAGAGGATGTTGGGCCTGCTGAGTCGCGTGTCGTCATTGAGCGTCGGCGGCGCTGGCCGCGGCTGCTTGGCTTTCTGCTGCTCGGCCTTCTGGTCCTGCTGGCGATCGCCGTTGCCTTCGTATGGATCCAACGGCGGCCGATCGCGTCCGACATCCTTGCTCGTGAGCTGCGCAAGCGCGGGGTGCAGGCGACCTACCACTTGGATCGGGTCGGCCTTCGCACGCAGCAGGTCAGCAACTTGGTCATCGGAGACCCCAGGCGGCCGGATCTCACCGCCCGGGTGGCGCAGGTCCAGATGCGGATCCTGCTCAACGGGCGGGTCGAAATCTACCGGGTCGCGGCCCGAGGCGTGCGGCTGAACGGCCGGGTGGTCGGCAACAAGGTAAGCTGGGGCCAGGTCGACAATCTCCTCCCTCAGCCGTCCACGCCCGGCAAGCCGTTCAGCCTCCCCGACATCACCGTCGATATCGCGGACGCGTCCATTTCGCTGGCAACGCCGTTCGGACCGCTTGGCGTGGCAATCGAGGGCGCGGGCAACCTTACCGGTGGCTTCAAGGGCCGGCTGGCGGCGTCCAGCCCGCGGCTGGCACCGGGACGCTGCAGCCTTGACGGAATGCGGGCGCAGGTGGCGGTGGCGGTCACGGCACGCCGACCGCAGGTCAGCGGGCCGGTGTCGGCGGCAAGCTTCACCTGTCCCAAGAGCAACATCGTCGTGGCTCAGCCGCGGCTGGATGTGGACGTGTCCTTCAGCGAGGCCTTCGAACGGTTCCTTGGCAAGTCACGAGTGAGCGCCGCCGGCGTGCGCGCCGGGGTGAACGCGCTGGCGGGCATGAATGGCGAAGTCAGCGTCGCTGGCGACCCGACGCGCGCGCTGGGCAAGATCAACGTCTCGGCACTCGGCGCCCGGTTGGCCGAGGTAACCGCCGCCAGGACGCGTCTGAACGGCAGCTACCTGCTGAATGCCCGGCGCGGCGAGATCACGCTGGTGTCGGACTATGCGGCGCAGGGCGTCAGCCTGTCCCCGTCGCTGACGGCAGGATTCACGGGCGCGCTGAGCGGGGCGAAGGGTACGCCGATCGAGCCGCTCGCCGGCGCGCTTCGTCAGGCGGTCGGCAATGCCACCCGCGACATGGCCGCCAACGGATCGCTGCGGCTGGTGAACTTCGCCGGCGGCGGTGCGGTTCGGGTCGAGACCGCCAACGTGCGAAGCGCGAGCGGGGCGCGGGTGCAGGTCTCTGGCGGCGACGGAATCACCTATTACTGGCCCGGCAATCGGCTGCGGATCGACGGCAATATCGCGACCCAAGGCGGAGGTCTGCCGACGGCACGGGTGGCGCTGGTCAATCCGCGTCGCGGCGGCCCGATCAGCGGCCGGGCGGAGATCGCGCCTTATGCGGCGGGCGGGGCGCGGCTGGCGCTGGCACCCATCACTTTCGCGGCGCAGCGCGACGGCGGAACGGCGATCAGCACGGTGGCGCTGCTCGATGGGCCGCTGGCCGGTGGAACGATCAAGGGCCTGCGGGTTCCGGTCAACGGCAGCCTTGGGCCCGGTCAAGCGCTCGAGTTCGGCCGCGGCTGCACGCCGCTGAGCTTCACGTCGTTGACGCTCGGCTCACTTCAGCTCGGGCGGACCAGCTTGCCGATCTGCGCGACCGGACGAGCGATCCTCACCCGGCAGAGCGACGGTGGTATCGCCCTGCGCGCCTTCACCAACCAGTTCGCGCTGGCCGGACGGCTCGGCAACTCGCCCTTCATGGCGCGGGCGAGCCGGGCGGCGATGGTCGGCTCGCGCGGCTTCGACTTCGACAATCTGCGCGCACGCCTCGGTAACCCGGCGGCGCCGATCCTGCTCAACGCCACCGATCTCAAGGGCAACTTCGCGGGCGGCGCCATCGCAGGCACGTTCACCGGCGGCGATGGACTGATCGGCAAGGTGCCGCTCAAGATGACCGAGGCCAGGGGGAACTGGCGTTTCGGAGGCGGACGGCTGGCGGTGAATGGCGGGCTGACCGTCAACGACATCGGTGCCGACCCGCCGCGCTTCTACGCGCTGCGCAGCAACGACTTCCGCTTCCTCCTCGCCAACGATCTGATCACCGCTGGCGGATCGCTGCGTCAGCCCGCGACGGGCGCGCTGGTGACCAATGTCGAAATTCGTCACCGGCTCTCTAGCGGCGTGGGCGGCGCTACCCTCGACGTGCCCGGTATTCGCTTCGCCACCGGCGGGCTCCAGCCCGAGCAGCTGACCAGACTGAGCGAAGGCGTGATCGCCCTCGTCAACGGGGAGGTGCATGGCCGCGGCCAGATCAACTGGAACGGGACCAGTGTCAGCTCGACGGGCTCCTTCACGACCGACAACATGGACCTCGCCGCCGCGTTCGGCCCGGTGACCGGGCTCAAGGGCACGGTCAACTTCACCGACCTGCTCGGCCTGGAGACCGCGCCGGGGCAGACGATCAGCATCGCCAGCCTGAACCCGGGCATCGAGGTGCTGAACGGCACCGTCCGCTACCAGCTGCTGCCAGGCCAGCTGGTCAAGATCGAGGAAGGGCGCTGGCCGTTCATGGGCGGCACGCTGATCCTTCAGGAGACGGTGCTCAATCTCGGCAAGCCCAGCGCCAAGCGGCTGACCTTCCGGGTCGAGGGGCTGGACGCCAACCAGTTCGTGCAGAGTTTCGGCTTCAAGGAGATCGCGGCCGAAGGCGTGTTCGACGGCGTGCTGCCGATGATCTTCGACGAGAATGGCGGCCGCATCGTCGGCGGGCGGCTCGACAGCCGGTCGCCGGGCGGGCGGTTGAGCTACAATGGCGTGGTCAACAAGGCGAACCTGGGCATGGCCGGGAACCTTGCGTTCAACGCGCTGCGTGACCTTCGCTTCCGGTCGATGATCATCCGCCTGGACGGCGACCTGGCGGGTGAGTTCGGAACCCGGCTCACGGTCGATGGCGTGTCGCTGGCCGGCAGCACCGGCACCCAGCGCCTGATCCGGCGCGTGTTCGACGTGCCGCTGAAATTCAACGTCAGCATCCGCGGGCCTTTCCGCGCGCTGATCAACATGGCCAAGTCCATGCGTGACCCGCGCGACCTCATCTCGACGACGCTCGACGTGCCGGTCACCGGCCCGGGAATCGTCAGCGAAGTGCGCCGCAAGGAAGAAGAATCTACCCAGACCCAGACGCCCGTCGAACAAACGACGGCCAGCCCGAAGAGGTGA
- a CDS encoding YnbE family lipoprotein, producing MIPRRPLLAAGALIPALSGCISVKTPDKPIEINLNVAIRQEVVVRMQKDVEQLINQNPEAFPTRPGPATPPATKPVPKP from the coding sequence ATGATCCCCCGCCGACCCCTGCTCGCCGCCGGAGCGCTGATCCCGGCGCTGTCCGGATGCATCAGCGTCAAGACTCCGGACAAGCCGATCGAGATCAACCTCAACGTCGCCATCCGCCAGGAGGTGGTGGTCCGGATGCAGAAGGACGTCGAGCAGCTCATCAACCAGAACCCGGAGGCCTTTCCGACCCGGCCGGGTCCGGCCACGCCGCCGGCGACCAAACCAGTTCCGAAGCCCTGA
- a CDS encoding AtpZ/AtpI family protein gives MVEEQPGAEPTSSSDARLDRLEQRVAEAKRREDMRAGKGPPADGNEQMGQRVLSYLLGGLLGGALLGWLFDGWFGTGHVALVVGVVLGAIGGFWSIIKLSMRS, from the coding sequence ATGGTGGAAGAACAGCCCGGGGCGGAACCGACGTCTTCTTCGGACGCGCGGCTCGACCGGCTCGAACAGCGAGTGGCCGAGGCGAAGCGGCGGGAAGATATGCGGGCCGGCAAGGGACCGCCGGCCGACGGCAACGAGCAGATGGGCCAGCGGGTGCTGTCCTATCTGCTGGGCGGTCTGCTCGGCGGTGCGTTGCTCGGCTGGCTGTTCGACGGCTGGTTCGGGACGGGGCATGTGGCACTGGTGGTTGGGGTCGTGCTCGGCGCGATCGGCGGCTTCTGGAGCATCATCAAATTGTCGATGCGCAGTTAA
- the dnaJ gene encoding molecular chaperone DnaJ, producing MTVHTDYYEMLGVAKTADDRTIKAAYRKLAMECHPDRHGGCTEQEAKFKAINEAYDCLKDPQKRAAYDRFGHAAFQQGGGGGDPFGAGGPGFDGFSDIFSSIFGEFMDQRGGGRQSAARGSDLRYDLELSFEEAFAGKQSTIEIETLQACEPCGGDGSRGESRPERCATCGGQGKVRAQQGFFVVERACPTCHGHGVTIADPCPQCDGEGRILKRRQLSISIPAGVDEGTRIRVAGEGEAGVRGAANGDLYLFVHLKRHPLFQRDGTTLIAECPISFSTAALGGSITVPGIDGQHIEIKIPAGIQSGDTLRQRGAGMSVVNGRGRGDLVTRILVETPTRLSAKQKELLCQFRETETGEECPASKSFFARIKDALGH from the coding sequence ATGACGGTACACACCGACTATTATGAGATGCTCGGGGTCGCCAAGACCGCCGACGACCGAACGATCAAGGCTGCCTATCGCAAGCTGGCGATGGAGTGCCATCCCGACCGGCATGGCGGCTGCACCGAGCAGGAAGCCAAGTTCAAGGCGATCAACGAGGCCTATGATTGCCTCAAGGATCCGCAAAAGCGCGCGGCCTATGACCGCTTCGGCCATGCCGCCTTCCAGCAGGGTGGCGGCGGCGGCGACCCCTTTGGCGCGGGCGGGCCCGGGTTCGACGGCTTCTCCGATATCTTCTCGTCAATTTTCGGCGAGTTCATGGACCAGCGCGGCGGTGGACGGCAGAGCGCCGCGCGCGGGTCAGACCTGCGCTACGATCTTGAGCTCAGCTTCGAGGAAGCGTTCGCCGGCAAGCAGTCGACGATCGAGATCGAGACCCTGCAAGCGTGCGAGCCGTGCGGCGGTGATGGGTCACGCGGCGAAAGCCGGCCCGAACGCTGCGCCACGTGCGGCGGGCAGGGCAAGGTTCGCGCGCAGCAGGGCTTTTTCGTGGTGGAGCGGGCATGTCCCACCTGCCACGGCCATGGCGTGACCATCGCCGATCCGTGCCCGCAGTGCGATGGCGAGGGACGCATCCTCAAGCGCCGCCAGCTGTCGATCAGCATTCCCGCCGGCGTCGACGAGGGTACCCGGATCCGCGTGGCGGGCGAGGGCGAGGCAGGTGTTCGCGGCGCTGCGAACGGCGACCTCTACCTGTTCGTGCACCTGAAGCGGCACCCGCTGTTCCAGCGCGACGGCACGACGCTGATCGCCGAATGCCCGATCAGCTTCAGCACTGCGGCGCTTGGTGGCAGCATCACGGTGCCCGGGATCGACGGTCAGCACATCGAGATCAAGATCCCGGCCGGGATCCAGTCGGGCGACACGCTGCGCCAGCGCGGCGCCGGCATGAGCGTGGTCAACGGCCGTGGTCGCGGCGATCTCGTCACGCGTATCCTGGTAGAGACTCCGACCAGGCTGTCCGCCAAGCAGAAGGAGCTGCTCTGCCAGTTCCGTGAGACGGAGACGGGCGAGGAATGCCCGGCGAGCAAGAGTTTCTTCGCCCGGATCAAGGACGCTCTCGGGCACTGA
- a CDS encoding F0F1 ATP synthase subunit A, protein MAAQSGKIDPMHQFKVEPLFGQDWTIAGHSIAFTNSALWMALTGLVIWAFMLGGMKRELVPGRWQVMVEGVTGFITNMLDANIGPAGRKYVPYVFTLFMFILVANVLGLLPFGVVPGVHPFTVTSHLTVTGVLAIVSFSIVLIVGFAKHKLHFFSLFVPHGTPLPMIPFIFLVELFSFLVRPFSLGLRLFVAMTAGHILLKVLAGFVINGLNADALWVAPVVSLPSLILMIGISALELLVAAIQAYVFALLTSLYLNDAINLH, encoded by the coding sequence GTGGCGGCTCAATCGGGCAAGATCGATCCGATGCACCAGTTTAAGGTCGAACCCCTGTTCGGCCAGGACTGGACCATTGCGGGTCACTCGATCGCCTTCACCAACTCGGCGCTGTGGATGGCGCTGACGGGCCTCGTGATCTGGGCCTTCATGCTTGGCGGCATGAAGCGTGAACTGGTGCCCGGCCGCTGGCAGGTGATGGTCGAGGGAGTGACCGGCTTCATCACCAACATGCTGGACGCCAACATCGGCCCTGCCGGGCGCAAATATGTGCCCTATGTCTTCACCCTGTTCATGTTCATCCTGGTTGCCAACGTGCTCGGCCTGCTGCCGTTCGGCGTGGTTCCCGGGGTGCACCCGTTCACCGTCACCAGTCACCTGACCGTCACCGGCGTGCTGGCGATCGTGTCCTTTTCGATCGTGCTGATCGTCGGCTTCGCCAAGCACAAGCTGCACTTCTTCAGCCTGTTTGTGCCGCACGGCACGCCGCTGCCGATGATCCCCTTCATCTTCCTGGTGGAGCTGTTCAGCTTCCTCGTGCGCCCGTTCAGCCTCGGGCTGCGGCTGTTCGTCGCGATGACCGCTGGGCACATCCTGCTCAAGGTGCTCGCGGGCTTTGTCATCAATGGCCTCAATGCCGACGCACTGTGGGTGGCCCCGGTGGTCAGCCTGCCGTCGCTCATCCTGATGATCGGGATCAGCGCGCTCGAGCTGCTGGTCGCGGCCATCCAGGCTTATGTTTTCGCGCTGTTGACGTCGCTGTACCTCAACGACGCCATCAACCTTCACTAA
- a CDS encoding ATPase: MPQIAQIGEIYMSQLFWLVIFFGAIFVIVGLGMVPKIQGTVDARDARIAADLAEAASARSTADSLEADHRESMDRGRAEAARLAAEAKAEAAKATEAQVAAADQVSAGKLEEASRRIAEARSSAQAEIENVAAEAAAAMVARVAGLTVDEGTARAAVQQELVRG, from the coding sequence ATGCCTCAAATCGCGCAAATCGGCGAAATCTACATGTCCCAGCTGTTCTGGCTGGTGATATTTTTCGGCGCGATCTTCGTGATCGTGGGTCTCGGCATGGTGCCGAAGATCCAGGGCACGGTGGACGCGCGGGATGCCCGAATCGCCGCTGACCTGGCGGAAGCAGCCAGCGCGCGGTCGACGGCCGACAGCCTTGAAGCGGACCATCGCGAGTCGATGGATCGGGGACGGGCCGAGGCCGCACGGCTTGCCGCCGAGGCCAAGGCCGAGGCCGCAAAAGCGACCGAGGCGCAAGTTGCAGCGGCCGATCAGGTTTCCGCCGGCAAGCTCGAGGAGGCCTCACGGCGCATCGCGGAAGCGCGTTCGTCGGCCCAGGCCGAGATCGAGAATGTGGCGGCGGAGGCCGCGGCGGCGATGGTCGCCCGGGTGGCCGGACTGACCGTCGACGAAGGCACCGCCCGCGCCGCCGTCCAGCAGGAGCTCGTCCGTGGCTGA
- a CDS encoding DUF4163 domain-containing protein, protein MLTLLLVAAAPVTIASKSGYVDFRYRWSAEAAAVPALDRRFRTDAARQLRDLRRDVLLDRAARRKMNSLLADMRYSFERDWKTAGQTPRLLSLSASTYTFTGGAHGNSYTRAVLWDRRLARAVELDSLLQRSGWWDGAIRQPFCALLDRERAKRRQEPVNKSDMFGDCPPLKDVSLTLADTNRNGRLDHVLVTADPYVAGAYAEGSYEVSLPLTAAMLARLKPEYRASFEPQPPVQ, encoded by the coding sequence ATGCTGACGCTCCTTCTCGTCGCGGCCGCTCCGGTCACCATCGCCAGCAAGTCCGGGTACGTCGACTTCCGCTACCGCTGGTCCGCCGAGGCCGCTGCTGTTCCCGCACTCGATCGCCGCTTCCGCACCGATGCCGCCAGGCAGCTGAGGGATCTCCGGCGCGATGTGCTGCTTGACCGGGCGGCGCGACGGAAGATGAACTCACTCCTGGCCGATATGCGCTACTCCTTCGAGCGCGACTGGAAAACGGCGGGCCAGACACCCCGCCTCCTTTCGCTGTCGGCCTCGACCTACACCTTCACAGGCGGCGCTCACGGCAACAGTTACACCCGCGCCGTGCTGTGGGACCGTCGCCTGGCACGCGCGGTCGAGCTCGATTCGCTCCTGCAGCGCTCCGGCTGGTGGGACGGCGCCATCCGCCAGCCGTTCTGCGCGCTGCTCGACCGCGAGCGTGCCAAGCGGCGGCAGGAACCGGTGAACAAGTCGGACATGTTCGGCGACTGCCCGCCGCTGAAAGACGTCAGCCTGACCCTGGCCGACACCAACCGCAACGGGCGGCTGGATCATGTGCTGGTCACGGCCGACCCATATGTCGCCGGCGCTTATGCCGAAGGCAGCTATGAGGTCAGCCTACCGCTGACCGCCGCCATGCTCGCCCGCCTCAAGCCCGAATACCGCGCCTCGTTCGAACCTCAGCCGCCAGTGCAATAG
- a CDS encoding DUF1318 domain-containing protein, whose amino-acid sequence MRRLVLAGLALTATPLAAQGASALLQAQAQGVIGERYDGYLGYVRQPDSNAARVQAEAVNIRRRALYTRFGTEHRISPQDVGITAACTTLSRVEVGEAYMLADGVWRIRSAGQPAPVPAYCTGG is encoded by the coding sequence ATGCGGCGGCTTGTCCTTGCCGGCCTGGCCCTGACCGCCACTCCGCTGGCCGCGCAGGGGGCCAGCGCTCTGCTCCAGGCCCAGGCGCAGGGAGTGATCGGCGAACGCTACGACGGTTACCTCGGTTACGTCCGGCAGCCGGACAGCAATGCGGCGCGCGTCCAGGCGGAAGCGGTGAACATCCGCCGTCGCGCGCTCTACACCCGGTTCGGGACCGAGCACCGAATCAGCCCGCAGGACGTGGGGATCACCGCGGCGTGCACAACCCTGTCGCGGGTCGAAGTCGGCGAGGCCTACATGCTGGCCGACGGCGTGTGGCGGATTCGGTCCGCCGGTCAGCCGGCGCCGGTGCCGGCCTATTGCACTGGCGGCTGA
- a CDS encoding type 1 glutamine amidotransferase domain-containing protein, which translates to MKILMVLTSHDQLGDTGKKTGFWLEEFAAPFYVLKDAGHQITLASPKGGQPPLDPKSDEPDAQTDATKRFKGDAQAQQQLASTKRLDEVSASEFDAVFYPGGHGPLWDLAEDPKSKAIIEETLRADRPVALVCHAPAVLKTVMAEDGQPLARGKRVTGFTNEEEEAVGLTKVVPFLLEDMLKEQGAEYSKVDAFKPHVAVDGKLITGQNPSSSEPAAEALLEVLSHHREPAVA; encoded by the coding sequence ATGAAGATCCTGATGGTTCTCACCAGCCATGACCAGCTGGGCGACACCGGCAAGAAGACCGGCTTCTGGCTCGAGGAGTTCGCCGCCCCTTTTTACGTCCTCAAGGACGCGGGGCATCAAATCACGCTCGCGAGCCCCAAGGGCGGGCAGCCGCCGCTCGACCCCAAGAGCGACGAGCCCGACGCGCAGACCGATGCGACCAAGCGCTTCAAGGGCGACGCGCAGGCGCAGCAGCAGTTGGCCTCGACCAAGAGGCTCGACGAGGTGTCGGCGAGTGAGTTCGACGCGGTCTTCTATCCCGGCGGACATGGTCCGTTGTGGGACCTGGCGGAGGATCCCAAATCCAAAGCGATCATCGAGGAGACCCTTCGTGCCGACAGGCCGGTGGCTTTGGTCTGCCACGCTCCCGCCGTGCTCAAAACCGTCATGGCAGAGGATGGGCAGCCGCTCGCCAGGGGCAAGCGCGTGACCGGCTTCACCAATGAGGAAGAGGAAGCGGTCGGGTTGACGAAGGTGGTGCCGTTCCTGCTGGAAGACATGCTCAAGGAGCAAGGCGCCGAGTACAGCAAGGTCGACGCCTTCAAGCCGCACGTGGCGGTCGACGGCAAGCTGATCACCGGCCAGAACCCGTCGTCGAGCGAACCAGCGGCCGAGGCGCTGCTAGAGGTGCTGTCACACCATCGCGAGCCGGCGGTGGCCTGA
- the radC gene encoding DNA repair protein RadC: protein MGDKPNGADGHRARLRQRLLNGGGDALLDHELVEYLLTTGLPRVDTKARAKQLLETYGGFGRLLDTPPEVLLREGLSEAVVGALAIARATAQRLLETRVEERPLLSNWEALGDYLQATMAHLTIEQVRVLFLNAKNMLLSNEALWTGSVDEAAVHVREVIARAIALGASAIIIVHNHPSGDPTPSRADIRLTHDLVEAGRHMKVAVHDHVIVGTQGRTSLRAQGLM, encoded by the coding sequence ATGGGCGACAAGCCGAATGGCGCCGATGGGCATCGCGCGCGCCTTCGGCAACGGCTGCTGAACGGCGGCGGCGACGCATTGCTTGACCATGAGCTGGTTGAATATCTGCTGACCACCGGCCTGCCGCGCGTCGACACCAAGGCGCGGGCCAAACAGCTGCTGGAGACTTACGGCGGCTTTGGCCGACTGCTTGATACCCCACCCGAAGTGCTGTTGCGCGAAGGCCTGTCCGAAGCGGTGGTTGGCGCGCTCGCCATCGCCCGGGCAACGGCCCAGCGCCTGCTCGAAACCCGGGTCGAGGAACGCCCCCTGCTTTCCAATTGGGAGGCGTTGGGCGACTATCTCCAGGCGACCATGGCCCACCTCACCATCGAACAGGTGCGGGTGCTATTCCTCAACGCCAAGAACATGCTGCTGTCGAATGAGGCGCTGTGGACGGGCTCCGTTGACGAAGCGGCCGTTCACGTCCGCGAAGTGATCGCGCGTGCCATCGCGCTGGGCGCCAGCGCCATCATCATCGTGCATAACCATCCCAGCGGCGACCCAACGCCAAGCCGTGCGGACATCCGCCTCACTCACGACCTCGTCGAAGCCGGCCGCCACATGAAAGTCGCCGTGCACGACCACGTCATTGTCGGAACTCAGGGCCGCACAAGCCTCCGTGCGCAGGGCCTGATGTAA